From the Oryza glaberrima chromosome 5, OglaRS2, whole genome shotgun sequence genome, one window contains:
- the LOC127775069 gene encoding uncharacterized protein LOC127775069, with product MASSSLHCHSTTILFVLIFLASSSSLQARMLPSDVHDDDNNVHVKELSAVSSNPTASTTVDSLALMAPQPPPAAAGKPEMMPAVDGKRWGTAQLQGSVPSPAIGN from the coding sequence ATGGCATCCTCCTCACTACACTGTCACTCGACGACCATCCTGTTCGTGCTCATCTTCTTGGCTTCCTCGTCGTCTCTGCAGGCCAGGATGTTGCCGAGTGATGTtcatgatgatgataataatgTTCATGTCAAGGAGCTGAGTGCAGTTTCTTCAAACCCTACTGCTAGCACTACTGTCGATTCGCTAGCACTCatggcgccgcagccgccgccggcggccgccggcaaGCCGGAGATGATGCCCGCCGTCGACGGCAAGCGTTGGGGGACGGCCCAGCTGCAGGGCTCGGTGCCCAGCCCGGCCATAGGAAACTGA